caaaatattaattgcaatcatactaataaagtaaattatttcagtgtagtaaAAAATTATTCGAAGTGACCTTAATGCCGCCATATTGGcacagtggtatcacactgcggtTCGGCCAAATAATACGAGTTATATAATCAATATACTTCCTTTTCTTTAGCTTGTATGTCAATTCGAAAAAAAAGAACAACGTTAACTGGGCGAGGATTGTCAGAACAAGGTGGAAATCTATACAGAGTGATGCTAATTACACAATAATTTTTCTGTTACGATATATCTATTAAATATAATACACAATATCAAAATGATGAAAAATGCAATTAATGAATGAAAAGATAATACTCACTATTTACAGATAATACTCCGCATACTTTTGGAACTTCATTTTGAAGAAGAGTAGGTTTGACGGTTCTCAAGGCTCCAGCAGCCGCTTTTGTTACAGCGTTCAACATCTTGGCCGGTCAAGTGAAGAAAGGCGACCGGAATGGTTTCTGATTCGTATGGACTCGATGGCCGTACCCTATACTATTTGCGCGTGCGTTCTATGCAGAACCATTTCTACGCACACTTGTCGCGCAGTTTCATTATGGATCATCGACTTTCCTCCGTTGCTCCATTAAGCCGGCTCCTTATGAAATAAAGTTGAgatttatttcaaatttaaaacagcattttaaatttttatctgcAATAACGTTACGGTAAACTACTAGTATCGCCGTCGATGCATTGAATTATGCTAAATCTGGCCACACTAACTTAACTAAATCACAGCGAGAGTCTTGCATAGGTATCTGGTCTGTGATACAGCTTTCATtctattaaaaaacaaaagaattcctataatttcatttcctaccataATAAACGCTATGATCGTTTTCTATACCCAGTTGGTAACATTTTGAGTAACATTGCAATGATAATAAGATTCTAGAACCCCAgagaaatgggccgaaaaaatacattggatgtaacgtCTACATCATGCACTCACCTGATGTTATTCAATTTGATACTGAGTATTTATTGGATGAAgcatatatatacataaatacataaatattagATTTTCCTGGAAGAATAAAAGAGAGTAATCATTTCAATACGTTTTATTCCTTAAGTTTTTCTTAATAATCGTCTATCAAAATGTGATTTAGgtaatttaagaaaaaaatctaTTGTTCAATTCGTTGAAAACGAAACATCCAATAAGACCTTATTTTCAAATTGAACTCTATGCTCTGCTCTATAGTCAATTGCTAGTAATTTCATCGTTTACACGTCAGAAATTCTCAAAGAGTGTATAATAGACAACATTTTTGTCATATTTGTAATAACATAGTAATAATGTTCAAAATATAAGTTCAATATGTCGTGTAACGTTtgtcaaacaaaattctcaTTCTTTACTAGAGAGGTAAATTACTATTTCTCGTATTTGTTCGAAGGTAGAATAGGTTATGTCGCATCATAATCGTGAAAAGCGCTTttacaaagttttaattttgttatttaaacatttaaaacGTATTTCACTAAGTTTTCAGTTTCATcgtttttcattgctgttatctCATTTAGGTAGCTTGTCCAGGCTGTGGTTTTTCGTATTGTGCTAAGTGCCTCAAATATAAATATGATATTCCAGATAGAGGAGTGAAAAAGATTTGCGGACGTTGTTACAAGAAGTATAACTGTACAAAAAAAGTGAACTCTCATAACACTACTGCTATGTCGGATGAGCACGAAGAAGCTTTTGCTCCAGTGGACATTACTAAaaagtaatatattttttatagctATTACAATATCAACATTTTCTTTACCTTACATATAATAATGTGATTATTAGATTGGATTCTTTAGAAAATCCAGCAAAGCCACCAATAGTAATGTACAAACACACCAATCACTGGGACAAATTCAAAAAGGGTTTAGAACCTGCTGATCAAGAAATAGTTGATAGATTACGAAAGTTAAAAGAAGAAGACAAAACTACAGCTTTAAGCGTTGATGAAATAAAGAGAAGATTAGCATTGTTGAAGGATGAAGACCCGGATGCTAGTAAtcataaaataaatgtataataatattgatcaaaaatttacaaaattattttactatGCATCCTTCTGTATACAGTTATCTTATTGTTTATAGATACATCAAGTGGATACTAGGACAGACCAACAAAAAACAGAAGATTTGATACAGGAGTACCTTCAACAGCTAGAATTAACTTCAGGAAGCGATCCTGTTAATGATATTCAGTCAAGATTAAGATCATTACAGGGTACAAGTGATGTATCCAGAAAGGTATGTAAGTGCAACATAAATAACTTCCATATAATTGTATAGCATGTATCGTCGTTCTTTTAGCATTTGAACGAAGATATCGACGATGATGAAAAACATGTAACAAAAACATTAATTGCAAAAGCTTTGGCTGAAGCAGAATTGGAGAAAAAATATGAAGAAGATGTGGACGAATTACAGGAAATGGAAGTCGATGTATGTGTGTcagattttttatatttttataacggCGAGTAATAAATTGTGATCATAATATTAATGGTTACAGGCAAGAAAGCATACTGATAGCGAGGATGAGAAGCCTACTTGCGTAATGTGCAATCAAACTGAAGATTTAGAACAATGTTTGGGCTGTCATGGTGACCTCTATTGTCCCATATGCTTCGAGGATAACCACGATGATTTTGAATTGCAAAAACATAAAAGAGTGCCAGTATTAAAGCCAAGTCtgtattaagaaaaatcgtcagaAAGTTTAGAAAATATGCTTCTTAACAATTGATGTAACATGCAGTTTATCATTGAGGCACTTGCTATATAATGTTTACGAAAGGTTTATGAATAGTATcactttcaatttttatatggtCACGGATATTATCGTTGAAATAGAAACATTTATTGCATTGTacacataaataataaataatacaaatttgCTAACTATTATATTCATAAGCTTGAAGCTGATATTGTGATCCCATTATGCAGTGTTAGTAGAAATTATTTTATGCTATATTTACTTGAATGAAAAGtagttttataataatattaactaATATGatgtatttaataataaatacacaTGCTTTTGCTATGATACAATATTAATTTGTAGTTAAAGAAATTTACTATTCGCTTGCTCTCGATTTTTTACACCATTCTCTATTCTCAATGTTGGTTTAAGAACTTATTTGCAGGAACGGAAATTATAGTTTGCGatcaattattaaaaattatatatttcgttTGAAAAAAATTGTTGCCCGAAGGatcgaattttttatatttttaaaacttgAATCCACCAAAATTCCATGCGGTTGTCCTAAAAGCATTATCGTCTTGACAATTAAAATACCAAAGTAAATTCAATGGCCCTATGTAGATGTCAGTAAAGACATCTACTGACATCTTCAGCGggattccccggaggtggtcggcgTCGCGACGCAAAAACATTCTGAAAATCTAAGCAGGCCTTCTATTTTTAGATGACTCGTATGCGTTTGCTGTGCCAAGTTTTCGACGATGTTGGGATCGGTTTAAGACATTTGTCCCTTTTTAATACCATTAAGTGGTCGGCATCAAACATCTTTCTGTCACTTATTAAATCAGTAGATACATAGTTACCCAACAATGTAACAAAACAAAAAGCTATCTTTCATAATTCATCGAAACTAatcagaaattaaataaatagatGCGTTAATCTTGAGGTTGAAATAAAGTTAAACGTgactaaattatttttaaatgaatttcCTTTTCTAGTTCACAGTTGATTGCATTTTCCTTTGTGTTATTCTATGAAAGGGAACGTTAAGGTTTACGTCTACAGacaatttgcaaaaatttgGCAGAGAATAAGTTGCGTGACGTCATGTTATTCTTAACAGGTCGTTGGTACCGGAATTTCCGTTACACCAGCAACTGCATTTTTCGAGGAAGCTTGTCtcgttatacatacatatactctTTTCTGATCGCACGTGTGTATTTCTGACTTTCACAATGTCAGTTCAGACACCAGACACTAGACAGCAAATTGtgattttccacttcaaagtttGATTAGTTTTGCATAGAatttttagtaatattattttaagttttctttcctAGTTTTTTCCTAGTTCTTAATAAGCGATTGATGTTCCGTTCAATAAAAATCTAATATTTTCTTTAATCTGATTgcatgtatatttatttatacgttAATCCATGAATAATATACAGGTTAAAGATTCATGGAACGAAATTAACTGAAATATCATTGAGGTTAGGTTGTATAATCAgcattttaaatttcattttacctTGTATGTGTAGATGTATTCCGACTGCATTTTacgtttatatacagggtgttcggccacccctggggaaaattttaatgggggattctaaaggctagAATAAGGACTCGACAAAGATTAAATGAAACAATTACACGGGATATAGGAAATTGGACCACGCGTTATGGATTCCAAAGACCAGACTATATTTTCATCGAATGCGTTTGTTCATAAAATAATTACATTCTCGCCACATATTTATACAATCTTCTATCGTGTAGTTTCTGGTTTTGTTTTCCTAGTCAGTCACTCTGTCTTTTCTTTCACGCAGTCTGTTTCTCACATACACACATGTACACACACATGTACGCTTTTCATcggaaaaaatacaaaatttctgGTTCGAAAGCACGTGATCTCTACGTATTCGTAAACAACATCATacagaagaaaaaagaaaaaaaaaacaaaggtcGGAAGAAATGAGTATCACCCTGAACAAGGAACCATCAAATAATGCACCCCATTCTCTGTTACGCTAAAAGAAAAAACACCTaaataatatgtagaaattagtgAAAATCTTGAAGCTACGTTCAGAATTGTCCATCGAATACGTTCTTTATCGATATTCGGTAACAATAAACGGGATGCATCATTTCTTACAAGACGAACACATACAATTCTAACAATATGTACACGGTTCGTATACACACACGTGTTTCGTCGGCGACACCAGCACGCGTGATATTCAGCGCACGTGACTCACGCCTTAAATCGTCCCAACGGACGtacaataaattataaataataataataataataataatagtaatataaaGTTAGTTAATCAGGCCGTGCGCTGTAATACTAGAAACGGACGTGGCTTCGGTTATTGAAATTCGTCTCCGACGATCCCAACGCGTTTTCATTAAACAAATCGTCgacattaaaaaaaattcacgTAATCGTAACGAATTCTTTAGCTATTATCGATATCGGTCAAGTCGTAGGTCCTGATAATACAAGACACCAAAAACATCTTGTGCTTTTTctgtctctctccctctctctcaaaCATTATATTCCCTTTCATTCACGCTCGTCCAACGAAGGGAAGATAATGTCTGGCACGTGACGTTACTcggtaaaaataaaagaaacaaaatattcTTGCATTGCAACCCTTTGCGCGTGTGAACGTTTTTGAAACGTATTCGTCGAACGCCTATAAACGTTTGCTGCATGTACAACGTACAAATAGGAGCTACAAAAGGCTAAGAGTTAAATTTCTGCTTTCGAGTGACAATTTTTACACTAAATACAAGTAACGGAATTTTCTCCTCACGGTTTACGTTTAACTACACATCGTCGATCATTCGGTTAGTTTTAAAAACTGTTACCCATTCAGTTTTTGGTCACTGAAAACAGAAATTACTGTGCATCGCGCACCttgctctttctctctttcttttccAGTGAAAATAATCACAACAGAAAACTTTTCTAATATAATTTCGCGCTAGTATTCCTCGTACTCGGTTGACCTTTTTCCTAAAAAATAAAGACAGGAACAGCCTCTTCCAAATGCAAATAGCAGCGCATGCAATAATAATCCAAtgtgataattaaaaaaaaaaagaaagaataaaaaacgtttGTTGTTCGACGCGCCTACGAATGCTAAAAACGCTGTTTGCCTGTCGAAGTCGATCAGAAAGTTCTCCTGATGAATAATCGTGCGAGTACGTCGATCCACGACGTTTCGATCCGGCACCAAGATCAACGACAAAGCTAGCACGAGGACCTGTGGTTCTTCTAGACCACCAGACGTTTTATCTTCGGCTCCCCAAGTTGGTTTCAGGATCAGGATCACGAATCCTAAACCATCGTTTCTCGTTGCAACAATTTGCAAACTTGTTCCACCTTTATTTCGCGTTTGCTTCGGCTCCTTCCGGTGCTGGTAGCGGTATAGGCTTGTCAGAGACTGGTACCTGTTTCTTCGATTTTTTGCCTTTCTTTGTCGCTTTCGGTGACTGCTTCACCTCATCCACCTCCATCTTCTCCGTTTTCTCTTTTTGCTTTTTGTCGACTTTTTCTTTAGAAACGTTTTCCGCTTTGTTGGTTTCGTCGGACACAGCCTCTGGCTTCGTCTCTTCAGGAACTGTATCTTTCTTCCTGTCAGAATCATCTTCTGGCTTCTTCTCTTCGGCGACGTTTTCCGTTTTCTCTTCAGGAACGCTCCCCTTATTTTCTTCAGAAACTTCCGTCTTCTCAAGTGTATTCACCTGTTCGGGGTTCTGTTGCACATCCATTGGCGTAGCCTCGGACTTCTCTACAGGAGCGACGATGTCCATAGGCTCGGAGATCTTCTGTTGCTCATTGGCTTGATCATTGTCGGGACTTTTTATCTTTTCATCCGAGGTATCGTTGTCTTCGGACATTTTCGACGGAGACGATGGACCAGCTGGCAAAGGTATCGGATCGTTGGTCTGCGACTGTTCCTCCGATTTCTGATCCACATCCATGGACTCATTTTGTTTGGACTCCTGGACGTCGTCGGATACTTGTTTCTCCGGTTCCTCGGGCGTCGTTTGCTGAGAAGGAAGAGGCGCCTTCGACTCCAATAGACCGATGGTTTCCTGTATGGTCCTTATCGCGTTTTTACGCGCCTGTCGGACGTTATCTCTGCCCTCGGTCTCTATGTCGTCCAGTTTGATCAGCTCCCTGGTGAGCATTTCGTCGAGGTAGATGTACTGTTTGTCCTTTCTCGAATTTCCGGTGTACAGTTTCACTTGCTCAGCGAGAGAGTCCACTTCTTTTTGAACAAGAGCTACCCTTTCCAAAGGATCCTTTGGAACGCAGGGTTTAGGCTTTGGTGGCTCTTGCTGTTGCTGTGGTTGTTGtggctgttgttgctgttgagGTTGCTGAGGTTGTCTTTGCTGTTGTCTCGGTTGCTCGTAATGTTGCTGTTGCGGTTGTCTCTCGGCGTACTGCTGCTGTTTAGGCTGTTGGAAGTGAGCTTGTTGCTGCTGTCGACGCGTGGGTTGCTCGTAAGCTGTCTGTTGAGAATAGAATGGATCTTGGAAGTCGGGTGACCATTGGTGGGACATTCCGAACGGCGACTGTCCGAAAGGGGACTGTCTCTGGAAATAAGGCGGTGCATTGAATTGCGTGGGGGAGGGTTCACGTCTGAAATGTGGCTCGTCGAAGCTTCTGGGTAATAAAGGTTCATCCCTGCCCTCGACGAAAatcggtatgtgtctgatgttgcTCTGCTGCTGTTGAGGTTTCGACTGTTGCTGCGATGGCGGCTgcggttgctgctgctgctgtggcTTCTGTGACTGCTGAGGTTGATTGTGTTGGGGCGTTATGTCTATCCTGGAGATATACCTCTGTCCCGGTGACTGTTGAGGCtcctgctgttgctgctgcgacTGTTGCTGATTCGacgattgtttgttttctggcgGAGCAGACATCGAACGCTTTCCACGATTTCCTTTATCGGGATTCTCCATGTTATGGTGGTGTTGACCTATGTCCACCGTATTACGCAGTCCGTACTGCGGGATCTGGCTCCTCCTGCTCGACTGCTCGAAATTTCGAGATCGATTGTCTTGCTGGTTTTGGTTGGCCTCCGGTTCGCCGTGAGAGCTGACACCGCTCGCACCGCTGGCGGCGCTGCTTCCACTCGCCTGACTTCTCGCGTCCTCGTCCGAATAACCCTGATAGCTGCTGTTGTTATTGTTTCCGCCGTTCCCGGGGCCACGATTCCGGTTACGGAACGAACCGTGGAATGGTATGTCGTTAAAGAGATCAGCGAATTCCGGACGACGAGCCGCTAAATCGTCCAAATGGGACCTAATATCGCTGCGTCGACCAAAACCGTCGTCGTCGAACGGGAATCCCTGTAAAAACGAAACGATTCTAGGTAAAATACACGAAATCATCTCAAATATATAACATTACAGCATAGATAACACTGTCTAtgtttatgaaaaaaattttattctgcaCTTTTGAGTTATTTTTTCACGAGGAATCGCCCCCTGTACGGTTATATCGCTATTGCCAAAACCGCCCTGTATACTCTGTAAGCCGCTATATTAAAAGTAAAGCGACATCGATACGTAACCGAAAAAATAGCAACAACTGTTTCTCTAAATCTAACAAACAAGATTAATAAGAACGAAACGTGTAATGCATCGTTGAGTGTTCGTTAAATCCGTGGGTGAAGCAAGTGTCCTTGTAAATTGATCTCAATTAGTAGGTTGAAAAACCAGACTGAAAGTTGAAGTCGATGGTGTACCTTAAGTACTCTAAATCTGGGAGATCTGATTGAAGGGAACCAAGTATGGAACGCGTTGCCAAGTGTACGTCAGACTCGACATTTAGTAACTATCGTAAGAATCGGAGCTCCCGGAACATACGAGTCCATAAACTTCATCGAAAGTTTAATCGATTTGATTAAAAAGGAACAAAGCGTGAAATGTGTCGTTTGAGAAGTTGCTCGAATCTCGACGATGTATCCAACGTGGTATGCCACTTCTGTTACGTCGCTTCAAGCTGCTAGCAATTGAGCATAATTTCCAACAAAATTGCGAAACCTTGTCGAAACTATCAAGCCATGCAATAGCGAAATATTTGTTGCTACATACGTGTGAACGCCGTGAAAGATCTCAAGTTAGTTCACGAGGGCCAGATGTGCGTGTTTCACAGCCTCGAAAGAAGAAAGGCGCGTTTGTTGCTTGGCGCTACAGCGCCTAGATTCGCACTAGCTATTCACGCCGCTTCGTGTACAATGTATTTATGTGGGCGTTTCACTCGTGACGCTGTGTATTACGGGTTTTACGTCACAAAAAAACTATATATAGGGCCGCGGCAGCGTGCACGTATACGTATACCTTCGAGTATGTATTTTTCCGGCTCGCCCACGTGAAATAATTCGGTCAAGCAAACCGTGAGACTACGCGTCCACAAATAATAATGATCATTCGAAAATCCATGAACAAACTTCTCTTTCCGAGCGATATTTTTAAACGTCAATTACCCGTATAACACGAATGGGAACTTGACGTGCATACGAAATCGTTTTATTGCCGTATCGCTCTGAACGAAATTGGACATTCGCGTTTAGAACGAATAGTAAATTTTCCTCTATATCATCGCCCAGTGGGTCCATTTAGACCCATGTAAACTGTTTCTTTCGGATTTCTAATTACTCTGAACAATAATCAAAATAGTGTCTTGACTATCAAATTCTATTAGTTATCTTGCTTCAAAGTGTTGACCATCTCGTTCCAGTAAATGATACCCTAACTATAGGCTACTAAATGACCCCTAGATATCAGAGCATCGATTACTTGGCCTGTATTACCGCGAAAAATGTTCCGTAAGTTTTAAAATTAGCGGTCGCTTTGTTGGAATAATCGTTTCATTCAGTAGCCTGGTAA
This genomic window from Colletes latitarsis isolate SP2378_abdomen chromosome 8, iyColLati1, whole genome shotgun sequence contains:
- the LOC143345027 gene encoding abscission/NoCut checkpoint regulator, whose protein sequence is MSCNVCQTKFSFFTREVACPGCGFSYCAKCLKYKYDIPDRGVKKICGRCYKKYNCTKKVNSHNTTAMSDEHEEAFAPVDITKKLDSLENPAKPPIVMYKHTNHWDKFKKGLEPADQEIVDRLRKLKEEDKTTALSVDEIKRRLALLKDEDPDASNHKINIHQVDTRTDQQKTEDLIQEYLQQLELTSGSDPVNDIQSRLRSLQGTSDVSRKHLNEDIDDDEKHVTKTLIAKALAEAELEKKYEEDVDELQEMEVDARKHTDSEDEKPTCVMCNQTEDLEQCLGCHGDLYCPICFEDNHDDFELQKHKRVPVLKPSLY
- the Stv gene encoding BAG domain-containing protein starvin isoform X1; this translates as MSFYFRDKSKFGDRLRGKSGDELLQEIKQQFDEDSKSFFEPTNRSGRDPFERHAGFSRGFPFDDDGFGRRSDIRSHLDDLAARRPEFADLFNDIPFHGSFRNRNRGPGNGGNNNNSSYQGYSDEDARSQASGSSAASGASGVSSHGEPEANQNQQDNRSRNFEQSSRRSQIPQYGLRNTVDIGQHHHNMENPDKGNRGKRSMSAPPENKQSSNQQQSQQQQQEPQQSPGQRYISRIDITPQHNQPQQSQKPQQQQQPQPPSQQQSKPQQQQSNIRHIPIFVEGRDEPLLPRSFDEPHFRREPSPTQFNAPPYFQRQSPFGQSPFGMSHQWSPDFQDPFYSQQTAYEQPTRRQQQQAHFQQPKQQQYAERQPQQQHYEQPRQQQRQPQQPQQQQQPQQPQQQQEPPKPKPCVPKDPLERVALVQKEVDSLAEQVKLYTGNSRKDKQYIYLDEMLTRELIKLDDIETEGRDNVRQARKNAIRTIQETIGLLESKAPLPSQQTTPEEPEKQVSDDVQESKQNESMDVDQKSEEQSQTNDPIPLPAGPSSPSKMSEDNDTSDEKIKSPDNDQANEQQKISEPMDIVAPVEKSEATPMDVQQNPEQVNTLEKTEVSEENKGSVPEEKTENVAEEKKPEDDSDRKKDTVPEETKPEAVSDETNKAENVSKEKVDKKQKEKTEKMEVDEVKQSPKATKKGKKSKKQVPVSDKPIPLPAPEGAEANAK
- the Stv gene encoding BAG domain-containing protein starvin isoform X2, with the protein product MDSPVILDKASEFGEPIDLDRPFRGFPFDDDGFGRRSDIRSHLDDLAARRPEFADLFNDIPFHGSFRNRNRGPGNGGNNNNSSYQGYSDEDARSQASGSSAASGASGVSSHGEPEANQNQQDNRSRNFEQSSRRSQIPQYGLRNTVDIGQHHHNMENPDKGNRGKRSMSAPPENKQSSNQQQSQQQQQEPQQSPGQRYISRIDITPQHNQPQQSQKPQQQQQPQPPSQQQSKPQQQQSNIRHIPIFVEGRDEPLLPRSFDEPHFRREPSPTQFNAPPYFQRQSPFGQSPFGMSHQWSPDFQDPFYSQQTAYEQPTRRQQQQAHFQQPKQQQYAERQPQQQHYEQPRQQQRQPQQPQQQQQPQQPQQQQEPPKPKPCVPKDPLERVALVQKEVDSLAEQVKLYTGNSRKDKQYIYLDEMLTRELIKLDDIETEGRDNVRQARKNAIRTIQETIGLLESKAPLPSQQTTPEEPEKQVSDDVQESKQNESMDVDQKSEEQSQTNDPIPLPAGPSSPSKMSEDNDTSDEKIKSPDNDQANEQQKISEPMDIVAPVEKSEATPMDVQQNPEQVNTLEKTEVSEENKGSVPEEKTENVAEEKKPEDDSDRKKDTVPEETKPEAVSDETNKAENVSKEKVDKKQKEKTEKMEVDEVKQSPKATKKGKKSKKQVPVSDKPIPLPAPEGAEANAK